A genomic stretch from Helianthus annuus cultivar XRQ/B chromosome 1, HanXRQr2.0-SUNRISE, whole genome shotgun sequence includes:
- the LOC118479613 gene encoding leucine-rich repeat extensin-like protein 3 isoform X1, whose translation MVPWTLYKPHKLQLFDHSILNSILINCGASKQITSLPKRLLNTRINKMPPRFFRRRGRGKGPITAPNNNEAGPSNARAPSTMESDDPQQNRRNLFEPTRRSVSHSSTPPNPYGPQPDYEPHNPQPSYIPLQRSLSHNSFGDPTPVFRGRFNPANFLQEPGNFNPLGPEDHFSGDHADDMDEDTDPVEPASGTPNHPIEISDGSSFHGSPYVGPDSFQAMFTRHEWYFTPPHHASPQQQQQQQQDPSEDPRFVAVTPPPPPPPVQPAPPQPPRRRRTGARISVRTGDFHFSSPLQSSGSHYPPHQEDPQMGGPSRPVAPQPPPMGFDNPIPAYTGSMAYNPFEQPVHTNYNYAEADPYVVAANYNTQGPYGDPWGVGYPTHGYQIPARPIIRTQSQPPRISPPEREEILKRLDYVEREFHRERRERQTFFQGLTSLIKGKSKKDH comes from the exons ATGGTGCCTTGGACACTATATAAACCTCATAAGTTGCAACTCTTTGATCATTCCATTCTCAACTCAATTCTGATCAATTGTGGAGCTTCCAAGCAGATCACAAGCCTTCCTAAACGTCTATTAAACACTA GAATTAACAAAATGCCGCCAAGATTCTTCAGGAgaagaggaagaggcaaggggCCAATCACCGCCCCCAACAATAATGAAGCTGGACCCTCGAATGCGCGAGCCCCATCTACCATGGAGAGCGACGATCCCCAGCAGAACCGGAGGAACCTTTTTGAGCCCACTAGACGGTCGGTCTCACACAGTTCAACACCTCCTAACCCTTATGGGCCACAACCAGATTATGAGCCCCACAACCCTCAACCTTCATACATACCATTACAGCGATCCTTATCGCACAACTCCTTCGGTGACCCTACACCAGTTTTTAGGGGCCGGTTTAACCCGGCAAACTTCCTGCAAGAACCAGGAAATTTTAACCCATTAGGTCCAGAAGATCATTTCTCTGGAGATCATGCGGACGACATGGATGAGGATACGGACCCTGTCGAGCCTGCCAGTGgcacaccaaaccacccgatagagatctcGGATGGGTCTTCCTTCCACGGATCACCCTATGTTGGACCAGATAGCTTTCAAGCTATGTTTACCAGGCACGAATGGTACTTTACGCCTCCTCACCATGCATCAcctcaacagcagcaacaacagcaacaagatccctctgaggatccaaggttcgtggcagtcacgccaccacctcctccaccaccaGTTCAACCGGCACCCCCGCAaccaccaaggcgtaggagaaccgGAGCGCGCATATCTGTGCGAACAGGAGACTTTCATTTTAGTTCTCCGCTCCAATCAagtggcagccactacccgccacatCAAGAAGATCCACAAATGGGTGGGCCTTCACGCCCAGTTGCACCACAACCACCGCctatgggttttgataacccaattccgGCATACACGGGTTCCATGGCgtataacccgtttgagcagccagtGCACACCAACTACAACTACGCCGAAGCCGATCCGTACGTGGTGGCGGCTAACTATAACACCCAAGGACCATATGGAGACCCATGGGGAGTAGGGTACCCAACTCATGGATACCAGATACCTGCAAGACCTATTATACGGACACAATCGCAACCGCCAAGGATCTCTCCGCCTGAGCGTGAAGAAATTTTGAAAAGGTTGGACTATGTAGAGCGAGAATTTCACAGGGAGCGAAGGGAGCGACAAACATTCTTCCAAGGATTGACAAGCTTGATCAAAGGAAAGAGCAAGAAGGACCACTGA
- the LOC118479613 gene encoding leucine-rich repeat extensin-like protein 3 isoform X2: protein MPPRFFRRRGRGKGPITAPNNNEAGPSNARAPSTMESDDPQQNRRNLFEPTRRSVSHSSTPPNPYGPQPDYEPHNPQPSYIPLQRSLSHNSFGDPTPVFRGRFNPANFLQEPGNFNPLGPEDHFSGDHADDMDEDTDPVEPASGTPNHPIEISDGSSFHGSPYVGPDSFQAMFTRHEWYFTPPHHASPQQQQQQQQDPSEDPRFVAVTPPPPPPPVQPAPPQPPRRRRTGARISVRTGDFHFSSPLQSSGSHYPPHQEDPQMGGPSRPVAPQPPPMGFDNPIPAYTGSMAYNPFEQPVHTNYNYAEADPYVVAANYNTQGPYGDPWGVGYPTHGYQIPARPIIRTQSQPPRISPPEREEILKRLDYVEREFHRERRERQTFFQGLTSLIKGKSKKDH from the coding sequence ATGCCGCCAAGATTCTTCAGGAgaagaggaagaggcaaggggCCAATCACCGCCCCCAACAATAATGAAGCTGGACCCTCGAATGCGCGAGCCCCATCTACCATGGAGAGCGACGATCCCCAGCAGAACCGGAGGAACCTTTTTGAGCCCACTAGACGGTCGGTCTCACACAGTTCAACACCTCCTAACCCTTATGGGCCACAACCAGATTATGAGCCCCACAACCCTCAACCTTCATACATACCATTACAGCGATCCTTATCGCACAACTCCTTCGGTGACCCTACACCAGTTTTTAGGGGCCGGTTTAACCCGGCAAACTTCCTGCAAGAACCAGGAAATTTTAACCCATTAGGTCCAGAAGATCATTTCTCTGGAGATCATGCGGACGACATGGATGAGGATACGGACCCTGTCGAGCCTGCCAGTGgcacaccaaaccacccgatagagatctcGGATGGGTCTTCCTTCCACGGATCACCCTATGTTGGACCAGATAGCTTTCAAGCTATGTTTACCAGGCACGAATGGTACTTTACGCCTCCTCACCATGCATCAcctcaacagcagcaacaacagcaacaagatccctctgaggatccaaggttcgtggcagtcacgccaccacctcctccaccaccaGTTCAACCGGCACCCCCGCAaccaccaaggcgtaggagaaccgGAGCGCGCATATCTGTGCGAACAGGAGACTTTCATTTTAGTTCTCCGCTCCAATCAagtggcagccactacccgccacatCAAGAAGATCCACAAATGGGTGGGCCTTCACGCCCAGTTGCACCACAACCACCGCctatgggttttgataacccaattccgGCATACACGGGTTCCATGGCgtataacccgtttgagcagccagtGCACACCAACTACAACTACGCCGAAGCCGATCCGTACGTGGTGGCGGCTAACTATAACACCCAAGGACCATATGGAGACCCATGGGGAGTAGGGTACCCAACTCATGGATACCAGATACCTGCAAGACCTATTATACGGACACAATCGCAACCGCCAAGGATCTCTCCGCCTGAGCGTGAAGAAATTTTGAAAAGGTTGGACTATGTAGAGCGAGAATTTCACAGGGAGCGAAGGGAGCGACAAACATTCTTCCAAGGATTGACAAGCTTGATCAAAGGAAAGAGCAAGAAGGACCACTGA